From Blattabacterium cuenoti:
TTTTTTTCTAATGGAAAAAATGATTTTAATAAAAGTATAGAAAAAATAAAAAAAAACACTAGAAAATATGCAAAAAGACAATTAACCTGGTATAAAAAAGATACGTCAATCGTATGGTTTGATGCAAAAGAAAAAGAGAAGATATTAAATTTTATTTTCAAAATAGTGGGCAATACTGGATTTGAACCAGTGACCCCCTGCTTGTAAAACAGATGCTCTAAACCAAACTGAGCTAATTGCCCTATTTTTATTATTATTTAATCAAATGTAAGAAAAAAATTCTTATAGTGTAACAAGATCTCAGATACAACAAACGTACTTCCACTTATTAAAATCAAATCATTTTGATGAGCTTTGTTTTTAGCAGACAAAAAAGCCTTCTTCACAGAAGGAAAAAAATTTATTTTATCACGATTATTAAATAGTTTATTAACTAATATTGTCAAATTATGAATAGAATATTTTCTATCTATATTAGGTTGACAAAAATAGTAAAAAGATTCAATAGGAAAATATTTTAATAACTGATCTACTTTTTTTTCTTTTACAAAACCTAAAACTAGGTGTAATTTTTCATATGATTCTTTTTTTAATTGTTCACTAATCATATATACCCCTTCTTCATTATGAGCTATATCACAAATAATTTTTGGATTTTTTTCTTGTAGAATATGCCATCTTCCTTTGAAAGAAGTATTTTTTATCACATTTTTTAATCCTTTTTTTATTGATTGATTAGATACTACGATATTTTTTCTATAATGTAAAATATTTATTGTTTTTAATACTACACTTCGATTCAAATTTTGATAATCAGCTTTAAAAGGCATTTTATATTGAGAATCCTTTTTAGTTTTTATAGAAAAATAAATTGGAGCATTTTTTTTAAAAGATTCTTTCATAAAAAAAAATCGCACATCTTTAGATATTTTTCTTCCTATTACCACAGATACATTTTTTTTTATAATTCCAGCTTTTTCCGAAGCAATTTCTAATTTATGATTTCCAAGAGTTTCTGTATGATCCATACTAATATTTGTAATAACAGATATTTCTGGAGTTATCAAATTAGTAGAATCTAATCGTCCTCCCATCCCTACTTCAATAATTGCTATATTTACTTTTTTTTCTTTAAAATATTGAAAAGCTAAAGCAGTATTCATTTCAAAAAATGAAATATTTTCTTTTTCTATAAATTTTTTATTTTTGTTTATAAAATACACAATAAAATCTTTTTCTATCAAAACGTCATTAAAGGTTATTCTTTCTCTAAAATCTATTAAATGAGGTGAGGTGAACAATCCTATTTTATATTTTTCTTCTTGTAAAATAGAAGATAACATATGTACTGTAGATCCTTTTCCATTTGTTCCTCCTACATGTATACTTTTAAAAAAATTTTGGGGATCTCCTAAATAAGAACAAAAATTTTGTATTCTTTTTAACCCTGGTTTATATGATCTCAATCCTGTTTCTTGATAGATTGGAAGACGTTTAAAAATCCATTGAACTGTTTCTGTATAATTCAAGTCCCAACTATTAAAAATAATATAGCAAAAATATATTTTTTCAAAAAATTAGTTATATTCGTTATAAGATTAACTTTTAATTATTTTTCGTAATAGAATCATATTTTCATTTTATTGAAAAAATTATAGAGGAAGATATAAAAAATGGATTTCCTATAAAAAAAATTAGATTTCGTTTTCCTCCTGAACCTAATGGTTTTCTTCATATTGGGCATATAAAAGCTATATGCTTAAATTTTGAGTTAAGTAAAAAATATAAATCTCCAATTAATTTAAGATTTGATGATACTAATCCTATAGGAGAAGACAAAAATTTTATAGATTCTATAAAAAAAGATATTATTTTTTTAGATTATCATTGGGATAATGAAAGTTATGCTTCAGATTATTTTCATAAACTTTATGAATGGGCTATCGAATTAATTAAAAAAAACAAAGCTTATGTAGATGATCTACCTAAAAATATCATCCAATTTCAAAGAAAAAATCCTTTTGAAATTGGAATTGATAGCAATTATAGAAATAGATCTATAGAAGAGAATCTCTTCCTATTCGAAAAAATGAAAAATGGATTTTTTGAAGAAGGATCTTGTGTTTTAAGAGCTAAAATTAATATGAGTTCTTCAAATATGAATATGAGAGATCCAATTATGTATAGAATTTTACGAAAAAAACATCATAGAACTGGATACAAATGGTGTATTTATCCTACTTATGATTGGACACATGGTTTGTGTGATTATATAGAACAAATATCTCATTCTTTATGTTCTTTGGAATTTGAAAATAGAAGACCGTTATATAACTGGTATTTAGATCAAATTTATATTGAAAATAAAAATAAAATCAGACCTAAACAAATAGAATTTTCAAGATTAAATTTAAGTCATACTATAACTAGTAAAAGAAAAATTCAATATTTAATTGAAAAAAAAGTTATTCAATCTTGGGATGATCCACGTATTTTAACAATATCTGGATTACGTCGTAAAGGATACACTTCTGTTGCTTTAAAAAATTTTATTCATAAAATAGGGGTAACAAAAAGGAATAATATCATAGATATATCTTTTTTGGAATTTTGTATTAGAGAACATTTAAATAAAATAGCTCCCAGAGTTATGGTCGTACTCCATCCAATTAAATTAATTATTGATAATTACTTAAATACTACTGAATGGGTAAAAGCAGAAAATAATCCAGAAGATTCTAATTTTGGAAATAGAAAAGTTCCTTTTTCCAAGTTTATATATATTGAAGAAGATGATTTTTTAGAAAAAAAAGAAGGAAATTTTTTTCGTCTTTGTATTGGAAAAGAAGTAAGACTTAAAAATGCTTATATTATAAAAGCAAATTCTGTAATTAAAAATTATAAAGGAAAAATAAAGGAAATACATTGTACCTATGATCCAAGCAGTAAATCTGGAAAAAAAAACAAAATTGAAAAAAAAGAAAGAATCAAAAGTACTTTACACTGGGTCTCTATAAAACATTCTTTTCCTATAAAAATTAATTTATATAATCCCCTTTTTCTCAATAAAAATCCAAATCTAGATTTTGATAAACATATCAATCCTAAATCAAAAAATAAAATTATAGGTTATGCAGAGCCTTACTTAAAAAAAGCAAAAAAAGGAAATCATTTTCAATTTCAAAGAGTTGGTTATTTTTATGTGAATAATGAAATTATAAATGATAAAAATCAAATTATTTTCAATCAAACAGTATCTATAAAAAATAAATGGAAAAAAATAACAAAAACTTCTCTTAAATAAATTTAAGATAAAATATCTGGAAAAATGTTCTCATATTCTTTCAATCCAGTTCCTGCAGGTATTTTATGTCCTACAATTACATTTTCCTTTAATC
This genomic window contains:
- the glnS gene encoding glutamine--tRNA ligase; amino-acid sequence: MEKIIEEDIKNGFPIKKIRFRFPPEPNGFLHIGHIKAICLNFELSKKYKSPINLRFDDTNPIGEDKNFIDSIKKDIIFLDYHWDNESYASDYFHKLYEWAIELIKKNKAYVDDLPKNIIQFQRKNPFEIGIDSNYRNRSIEENLFLFEKMKNGFFEEGSCVLRAKINMSSSNMNMRDPIMYRILRKKHHRTGYKWCIYPTYDWTHGLCDYIEQISHSLCSLEFENRRPLYNWYLDQIYIENKNKIRPKQIEFSRLNLSHTITSKRKIQYLIEKKVIQSWDDPRILTISGLRRKGYTSVALKNFIHKIGVTKRNNIIDISFLEFCIREHLNKIAPRVMVVLHPIKLIIDNYLNTTEWVKAENNPEDSNFGNRKVPFSKFIYIEEDDFLEKKEGNFFRLCIGKEVRLKNAYIIKANSVIKNYKGKIKEIHCTYDPSSKSGKKNKIEKKERIKSTLHWVSIKHSFPIKINLYNPLFLNKNPNLDFDKHINPKSKNKIIGYAEPYLKKAKKGNHFQFQRVGYFYVNNEIINDKNQIIFNQTVSIKNKWKKITKTSLK
- a CDS encoding bifunctional folylpolyglutamate synthase/dihydrofolate synthase — encoded protein: MNYTETVQWIFKRLPIYQETGLRSYKPGLKRIQNFCSYLGDPQNFFKSIHVGGTNGKGSTVHMLSSILQEEKYKIGLFTSPHLIDFRERITFNDVLIEKDFIVYFINKNKKFIEKENISFFEMNTALAFQYFKEKKVNIAIIEVGMGGRLDSTNLITPEISVITNISMDHTETLGNHKLEIASEKAGIIKKNVSVVIGRKISKDVRFFFMKESFKKNAPIYFSIKTKKDSQYKMPFKADYQNLNRSVVLKTINILHYRKNIVVSNQSIKKGLKNVIKNTSFKGRWHILQEKNPKIICDIAHNEEGVYMISEQLKKESYEKLHLVLGFVKEKKVDQLLKYFPIESFYYFCQPNIDRKYSIHNLTILVNKLFNNRDKINFFPSVKKAFLSAKNKAHQNDLILISGSTFVVSEILLHYKNFFLTFD